TACAATGATAATTCTATACCTCAAAATATTTGTAATTGCCAAAAGGCATGCAGTCGCAATGAGAGCTGTTATTAAGCACAGAAATGTATGCGACATACACAGCACAAGCAGTGATACGAAATACGAGAGAAAGGCTGCCAAAGTGCTTGGAATTCTTGTGTCTGTTTTCTTGGCCTGTTTGGTACCATATTATGTTCTCATTTTACTAATTGATGTCATAAATAGTCAATCATTTTACAGTGTACTGAGTAACATTCTGACCCTCTTTTACCTTAATTCCACCATCAACCCTATCATTTATGCTTTATTCTACCCATGGTTTCAGAGAAGTATGAGGCTTATTTTTACCTTGAGAATTTTCAGACAGGAATCTTCAATGATCAATGTGCATCTGAATGCAATGTgatttttattatatttatttgttttggtgcAACTGGTTCAAGATAGGAATTTCCCAACATAATTAATACTTTGTGCTTAAAGCTGTGTTGAATGATCAGTGCAACTATAATACTCATTGTGTAATCATTCTTAACTTGAAACTCTTCTTTAAGTGGTTTTGGCAAGTGACTAATTATCTAAATGGTGTTTCTTATAACATTGACCACTTAGTTCCTatggctcaactggtagagaaAGTTCCTATTGACAGTTTCAGGTAGCACACGTACTGATAGAAAATCTTTCCCATGCCATAGGCttagttgctttggataaaagcactGAACCAACTAAATACATGTAACACAGTATCCtattaaagtatccatctatctacttccagtggcacttgctcttgactgctttgcctcatagcttggcgacttggcctttttgagcagagcatcactgaagccttccatgtgacagacagtcCCCTTTGCAGCCATGCTCACCTTTCTTGTCACCAAAGCGCTTATCATGTCAGTGCTCAGGGTTGCTCTGTATTGGGTCTTGTTTTTGGTAACGAGACTGAAAATCGTCATCCGACGTCATGATTGTTTTATACCTGCAAGACTGGTCGGTTGACTGGCTGCAATAGCAGGAATTATTTGCTACGTTAGCAGTCTGTAGTCAAACACCTTTGCAATGGTCACTTTGCCCCAACAGAGCGATTCAAAGTTAGAACAGTCTCCGTGGCGTTTGAGTTAACGTTACTGCAGCGAAATTAGCCTACTACTCCATCAGTTATTCACACCGTAGCCGTCTCGTAACCAGGCTAATTACATCGTATGCTAGCTACTAACTTTTTATACAAATGTATCTGAAGGATATACCccttgaaatgcatcatctcGTTAAGTTACCGAACACATGTTTTAACGTTGTATATGCTAACATTACGGTCACATTTATGTGCTTGATTATTACTTCCCCACTTCCcattgtacctcagcaatgcaatacgcctcggtggataataaagtagcaGTGTAGTAGTGTCAGTGaatgttgagtgagtgagagtactATTTCGGGTCCGGGAGGGTcacagaaccacaggcacaaggTCGTAGCATCTTGTCTAATCTGAGGgatgtagtttaaataaatgtacggTATAGGTTTGTATCGATCGATTTTTTTTGCGTAGTTTCAGCTGGCATTTCGTACCTGCATATTTTGACTAAGAATTGCATGGTTGGTACACAAAATGCgtgcaggttggcaggtctgcaaATCCGGCCCGACAAGCGATTTTATCCGGCCCGCCGGCTCCTCAGAATTTTgcagaaagttccattgatttgaatgggccaccccaatgtttaccgctgccattggcaacgggttttgtgcttcttattcacgtctttcatatcattccacaagtagtccagtcatttaacgtaatggaAACTGAATTGAAGTCAGCGAGTAATGCGTTGCTACGCAACTCCTGGAACTTTAAAGTAGGGCTGCACGATTAATTGAATTTTAATCGCGATCACGATTTTGGCTGCCACAATTAAATGAGGATGATCGTCTGCGATTAAAATGCGTGCTCGAAAACCGTTATTCTGTCTCTTCCGGGTttataagataccttgaaatcgACCGAGTGATGGTCATTTTTCAAGGTAGCATTGATGCAGCCTTGAAGCTGCCTATTATCCATACAACTGTGCGCCAGCTCCCTCCGGCAACTGCAAATTGTAaataaagatggcggaccaaactccgctgacagctgtgttttgtatgtaaataattccttgttttctcgcttagatttgttttaaagttacagagaaatagacactgtaccatccgataacaccgtttatgtaaccagcaataatggttgatgtgattttgcgaggcgtcagtctgATTGGTCCAGATTTGACAGGAGAGTCTCATATTCAGGACGACcgtttacatttcatttacatttagtcatttagcagacgctttggtccaaagcgacgtacaagggagagaatagtcaagctacgagcaatagaacctggtgtaacaataaatactactttacataagaaatataagctACCGTTTACCAAACTCCGTTACGTAGCTACATAtgccatgtgtttgtatggtgaagactgatatttaatgacaAAGTAGGTAACAtagctagctactagctagctttagattcctgcgctagcaagaagcctttgcttgcCAACTGTTGTAGCTAGCTCTTGCTGCTGAGTTTTCAAAGTTGACTTTTAATGTTTCAATGTAATTTATTCCATGATCAGGGTGTTTTTACTGCTTTCAACACTGCTAGCTACAACAGTAagcaagcaaaggcttcttgctagcgcaggaatcttctGAGGCAGTCAGCGGAGCTCTAGAATCTTAGCTAGATCAGCAagctagcagctaaacaataCAATGTAATAACATGAGAGGACAAGCCACGTTTGCAATTACAAGGGCTAACTGTAAGAATGatgaacaaattcaataaaatgATCTTTGTGACTGATAttactgttgtttactgtgtagtGCTCAACACTTCATACTAGCAGCAAGCTTAAAGCTAGCTAGGAGCcatgttacctactggcagatCAACGTCAActgttgaacaggggggcgtggccggagcgagatcagcgcagacgtgacagtggtttcagtggttttgttttttaattaatgtttgttcatcattgcgatcgttgttgtgttttttgaaagaatgcaggccaaaatacaggggaatttgggcgatttttatgcacaaaatgatagAATGAATAATCGTGATAAATAATCGTGATCTCAATTTTGATCAAAATGATCGCGATTATGATTTTGGCCATAATCGTGCAGCCTTACTTTAAAGATCTATCTGCAtaaagaacaattttttcttagcggaagtcacgaaatggcaacaaaatcattcaaaataggtattttggaggaatgtcttctatcgttttgaaAAGGAACCGAATAATAATTGGGATTATGTATAGTCAAGGCAAAAGTTTCAGtgcgtattctgtggctctCGACGAGagtactgacataaatgataatgcttAGCTCGTGATTTTTTTCCGCGGTGTcaacaaccagtttgaagtgacagaggaattactttgtctaaaaacaatgcaaggccgtaccacagccaaggatgtatttgagcaactgttTGACGCAATGgagcatgctggtctgtcattgaagtcgctccgaggaataacaacatagttgtttgtttgactttttttttgcttagattttttttaagttaccgagaaatagacactgtgcaatgtaaaaaccccgttattgtaactgaaaaatacgtctgagggtatttgcgaggtgtctgagccagctatctaatgggATTATGTATAGTCCAGCGGTCATtatctgaaaataaatctagctgcGTGTCAAACGCAAACATTTCAGTGTGTATTCTGTAGCTCTGGACGAGAGTACTGACAAATGATAATACTTAGCTCGCAATTTTTTCCGCagtgttaacaaccagtttgaagtgacagcggaattactttgtgtaaaaacaatgcaaggccgtaccacagctaaggatgtatttgagcaactACAGTATGTGACGCAATTGAGCATGCTGATCTGTCATGGAAGTCGCTCCAAGGAATAACAACAGACGGCACACCATCAACGATCAGCATATCAGACTATTCATTTTAGATCACtttagatggaaagatgctgtattttgacagacaaatgaaattatacacttgaaatatatctattataaatacatttattttataaaaataaaagaattctgatttgtgctgaaactttattcagttttctgctttgttttacTTGTCTACTTGTTACgcactatacaaaagtggtgcagaacagcatttgctttgaaatgtgcatgtatgaaggaaaataTAGATGCAGTTgtcgatgaagacattatccTACTATACCTGCTGTATATGtataagtcatgggctatcaatgagacaaagtgaccaaaaaatgcaactataacaaacacctttatccaaagagcatcttgcTTTGCCCAGGAAttaacccaggtcagctacttgctATTCAACAATACCAACCATTGTATCACTGATCACACttggtaaatttgccacactcaaaagtggtatctacagtattgtgagaggcaagccaacagatcaaCAAATCTGGCCCCCtactgaccagactggacgctcatAGGCCCCcaggtaatttgagtttgagacccctggtcTAAACTGTTAGAGCTGTGAAAACATTAATGCTCctaatgaaaacaaatactttaatttaattttccaATCTCCGTATACATTTAAAGAGGCTTgtaaatgaattaatgaaagCTCAGAGTATCAGTTAGGAAGCCCTACATAGTTTAAACTCATTATGAATATTTTCGATCACCAGTTGCAAGGATACAATGGTAGACTGAGGAAGTTTGACAATACCAATGGAATGAGGGGAGGTGGTATAAGGAGAATGTACTACTCCAGATCCCAGTGTGTTGCATTGGTGTTACAATCGGTTATAATAATCATGAGCAcggtagcgaagggagagcgtggtcaccccacccggactcgaacccgggtctacagggtgccaaacatgcgctctgaccgccacaccaaagagcccggctcaatggcatgaCAGCCAGAGCACATATACACCTGTAGGGCGATCACATTATTACAAGCACACAACACCCAAACAAATTAAATCACTATCAGATAGACACGTAATGAGTCCTGGCCTACTTAAAACATCATGCGTATGCCAGgagacagcagcttcctgaaTAACCTTTGCACTTATTTGCTATAAATTTGCTATAAAGTTAATGGGAAAATCAGTAAAAATgtgaaaacattacatttttagaATGTTTTGCATAGCCCACACATTTCAGACATTTTAACATagatagatttttttaaatcactttcagacacatGAGGATTACATCATGTGTTTGTGCCGgttggtgtttgttttcatctaaTCCCCTAGTAATGAAGGTCATCAACCTCTGGAAATCTAAATTTACACTGTGTAGGATATAAATATGATCAGCAACTTCAGAGCTTCCTACTCTCCATCTCTAGGACTGCAGCCCTGAGACGTCCTCCATTCCTCACAATCAGGTTTCAACACGACAGTCTCGCTGCGGCTGCTCCATCAGGAACTCTATGGAgggattttctttttcatgATCAGCTACTGTTAAACATCTCACTAGACCAATGAATGTGAGCACTGTGGATGAACTGATATTTTGCTCCAATGTCACATGTCAAGATGTTCAGCGGACGCCTTTTGCTGTATTTCTTTATGTCTTCAGGACAGCAGGGAtcattctgactgtgtgtggaaaCTTCCTTGTGatcatctccatctcacactTCAAGCAGCTCCACACTCCAACAAACTTCTTAATTCTTTCTCTTGCTACAGCTGACATGATGGTTGGAGTGACTGTTTTACCGATACAATTAATACATAGTGATTTATGTATGCAGATTAACTATGTACTTTGCTATTTGTATCTAATGTGTTCTTCTCATTTTACCTTTCTATCTATTTATAATGTTTCTTTAATTTCTTTGGATCGCCTGTATGCTTTAAGCTACCCATTCCAGTACTCAAACAAGGTGACATTCAATCTTATATCCACAGTTGTCTGCTTGAATTGGTTAACCTCCTTTGGTTATAACCTGGCTGTTATATATTTTAATGGACCTGgcactgtgttgtgttttggggAATGCAACATAGTAGAAAGTGGACTTTGGGCAAGCATAGACcttttctttgtctttatcTTGCCATGTTCTGTCATACTTCTCTCCTACATGAaattatttgttattgttaGAAAACATGCTAAAAGCATTAACCTTGCGAGAGGGAAACACACCTCAGGGAATGCACAGAATGGAGAGTGTGCTCGAAAAGCTTCAGAAAGGAAAGCAGCTACCACACTTGGGATTCTGGTGATTGTATTTGTTGCATGTTTGTTGCCCTATTTCTTATGTGTGGTATTTAGTGATAGTATTCCAGGTACATTACTAATGCAGCTGCTTGAAGGGGCTGTGCTTATATTACTTCTGAACTCTGCGATAAATCCAATGATTTATGCTCTCTTTTACCCCTGGTTCCGAAAATGTGCaaaacacattctcacacttTACATTTTCAATCCTGACTCCTCCTTGGCTAATGTATTTACAAAAAGTGGATGACAAAGTTATTGATACTTATTGATCCAATCTGGCTGATGTAATGATTTTTCGTTCAGTGTAGAATTAGTCCACATTTTTTAAACTCAGCAAGCCTTGTAAATATTAACGTATGAATGCTAAACCAGAATATCACTAATGAAGTACGGCATTGCTTAAATAAACTATGAATATTTTCAATATTAACATGCTTGTAGTATCCTCTACCTGTcaattatttctttttaatctATTATGGAATTAACTGAATGGGTGTATTTTAGTGACCTAAGACTTCTTAAAGTGTATTGCTTAGTGATACACAACTGATAGTAATGCACTAACCATGAGTGTTATAACAGATGTGTTATGATGAATTCAGTTATGTGCACAATCACTCCTTACAGGCAATTCTCGCCACTCTGATGCCATTTTAATAAAGATACCTTCAGGCAGCTATTTCAGGCAtacaagatcaggctcctatctaaatgaaagGGGAGAGACCTGtaactccacataggatggtcaaacagaccTTAAACGTGAATGTGCTTAATTTAAAAAGGGCAATGATCTCATAAGCCTTTGACGTATGACATAATGATAATGGGCAAATAGGGCGACTTCAAAGGGAGGCATGGGCGCGGGAAGGGGGATGCTGGAGCACCCCCTATTGACAAGGGGTGGAATACACACTATGTTGCCTATTTTACCATAACTAGTAAGCTATCTGAACATTTGTTTCAAAATTTGAGCATTATATGATAACATGTCTGTCTGGATGGATGGGCAGTGTATAGCATGCGGCACCATGACcatgtgaatgcatacaaatgtcacaAATTATGTCTGCGGAGTGCGTGCAGCATCgtgaaggacagctcccatcccagccacagactgtttgccctcctccccttggggaggcgctacagggccctccgttcccggaccagcagggtcaggaacagcttctaccctgcggctgtcaccctgctgaactctgcaccacggtgatagccACCCTGGCTaacccctcacatacacacatacgctgcactcttctgctttttgcacttctggttagatgctaactgcatttcgttgtctcagtacttgtactctgtgcaatgacaatacagttgaatctaatctaatctaatctaatcaaatgaaatgtgtccacagacataggctatacagtatgatcatttatttattgacccttaagaacactaaagtgaagaaacaatactgcctcaataggctattggcctaagcaatagtggcaagtataggcctactttgaACTGAACCTTTCCACTGAAActttaaatagtaagattaaaacaaagtgcaaatgtaaaaaaaaaaaaaaaagagtaatctttctggcatttagtccagtgcttctgtggctttcagtggttctttaatgtactttcagaataTAACTCTCAGAATATAAGTGTTAatcctttcttttcaatgtttgtccatatattaaagcaataatgatgaaaaaaacatttttttcataTGATCAATTATAAAGTTGCCattacactagacacttttcagtcctcctgATGTGGTTGGGCATATTTTTCCAGCCTGGTCTCAATCAGCCGTCGTACATATGTATACGAACATTTTTAACATACAAATTCGTATCAATACTTACGAAATAAAGTGACATTTTGAACATACAAATTCGTagtgatacatacaaaataaatacgGACTGGCCGTTCCATGCAGGATATCTTTATAGGATCGATTTTATAGAAGAAGTTGGAAAGAATTAGATATCCTAATTGTTTGAACTACAAAGTAGACGTAGCCTAGGAAACTATTAATGATTACATCCAATAGCACCCTAGATAGCACGTTGAAGCGTGTATATCTGTAGTGATTACAGACTACAAAATAGGATAGGCTAATAACCCCGcatcttacattttttttattattattattataacaatataagagaaagacaaacttaCCTTAATTGACCTAtcgctaagccccgccccccttagttactgttgccaACTCGGAAAAACTATAGGAGCTGACTGGAATtcacaatggcagctatcagtgtcaaaatgatatcccaagaggctctaggcaacttttaaagacagaaggacctgatttcgtctagaagccttcaaaagggacttcattaagcaatggagggatatgtacaaaatgtaaaactagaTATGATGGATGACAAGCTTAAATTGgaggcgagaatttacagatcacaatgcaagagggagaagcctcatctcacggtcatcacgattgcagataacaaCATcccataccagcattgttcatgcaccgcagggaaagattaaattaatttaccttcagttaatttaactcatCTGGAGAgtcactgagatgtagacctacgtttattagtttattaactagcattaccCTGTCCCTGACAGAGCAGTGtcctagcgtagctatgtcagttatcggacagtgtcaaacatcggtcATTCTGTCAAACAATCGATAtactcagtttaataatggattaacatgacaacgtgaatgTTTGCCGATAACAAACGcagtccgataattaacaccgttacgataactgtctagctagctagcgcagctagtaaatagctaacgttagctagttttaaccagagataacttgcctaagcctagcataacatcagtggtgaaagtaagccgatactgtcaatgacaataatgtgaataatgagtatgcctatgatcgtgtaggcttagttgattactttagcagaggaaaattTCAACATAACaagttccatttgggagacccagaggtgaactgtcccccgcgccccctccccttcccccttctcacacaTGATCTGTGCACtacaccttcttagcgagcagcggtgcctgcagctgcagggggcgccaatttgtcAATTCCCCACATAGTGATAttatagataatagaaaaccgcttcacggcccagatgatttttacatttttttgtaagtgcttgtgccgccccccacgtgtcatgaaaaagtgccgccccgggtgGCTGCCCTGTTCGCCCGTTCCCAAAACCGCCCCTGTCTCCACGTTAAGTTGGCCGCCCCTGTTTCTGTTAACTGTGGCTTTTTCAttttacaaatgcacacatctaACGTTGCATTTTTTTATCTGCAAGGtatgcaaatataaatatataaatacaaatacggAAAGGAATAGGGTATTCGTTGAATTTACATAAAAGAGTCAGAGGGTGGCGTTGTCTGCGCAAGAAGACGTGCCATATCCTATGAAGAGGTTGGAAATAATTATATATCCTAATTGTTTGAACCAGTTTTGTTACTCCATCCAACAGCACCCCAGATAGCATGTTGAAACGTGTAAATCCATAATGATTACAAACTACAAAATAGGATAAGCTAATTGTAATGTTTAGTACTGATAGAATCAGGACTTGCATTATGAAATATCTGGCAACCGGAAACCAGTATAATGTACCATGCACGGCATGAAGAATAAAGCACTCAAGATCTCCCAGACATTGTGTATCCCGGATGATAATTTATAGGACAAGTACAAGTCAGAACACTAATAACCTTAGaatagtttttcttttttatatggCAATGACAGTATGAGTGTTCTGATGGGCTAATGCGTAGTGATGCcacccgcgtattgccctcctcaccgaTCCATCCTGGCCTCCGACAATAATTTCAAAATGAGCAAAAGCGATTCAACTAATTATGCGTATTTCTTGTTCAATGACAATGTGATACAACATTTACCTACTAGATTACACACGATCTGAGCAAAGCTTTGTCTGGCAAATTATCGTCTGCACTCAGTTTGTAACCCTAACGGAAATACCAAATCTAAGTTTTAGTGAACTGCAAATTCCAGCGCCATTTCTTTAAACACCTTCCGAATAAACACTATACATCATGGGAAATGAAGTCAATGAAAACTCAATGTGAAATTAAGTCGATGGAAACAGCTCTGACGTACTTAAGTATGAAGTTGTAGTGCAGGTATTATGTTTCATTAAATGCTAATTATCCACTGTtgaaacaaatacattcttTAAGTTTTAAAGCtgctttttcattatttttttttttttataattatttttatttagtaaAAAGGTAACTGAAATTATGAAAGGGTACCAGGAATTACAATGACATTAAAGCTGCTATTTCAATGAGAGGCAGACGACTCAGTGCGATGAGCTGAAGTTAATTTCAATCTTGCAGAAATGCAATCTTTCTGCCAAAAATCAGTGCACCTACTTCTTTTTACTACAACTCTCCTATTCAGAGACCCCTTCATGAATACTTTGCCGTCTGCGGCAGGGCGTGGCATGGCCCTGACTGCTTGCCTGactacacagcacactcaggGTCACAGGCTTGACCCCACTAGGCCCTGACTGCTTGCCTTGACTACACAGCACACTCAAGGTCACAGGCATGACCCCACTAGGCCCAGACTGCCTGCCTGACTACCCAGCACCCTCTGGGCCTCAGCAGTGACCTCCCTTAGGCCCTGACTGCCTGCCAGGCTACCCAGCTCACTCAGGGTCACAGGCATGACCCCACTAGGCTCAGTAAGGCCTTTCTACCTGGCCTTACTTGACAGGACTCTCTGCCTGACCTTTCGTGACACTTGTTTTGCAAGGCTGCTCCATGTTCCAGTCCccgttgcgaatttccctctttgtaattataattgagttatttgttgaaaaataaataattaataaacaaacaatctttaaagaacaaaacaattgagaaatggtcctctaaataaccttaccaacatgccaaacaaaagaataccaggactacaaaaatgtagcaaaaaactctgctagtgtctgcaccgTGTCCGCTGGATATCTGctggaaagttgcggtgattgACTGAATTCGCAGGGAATCGTTGAATTTGCGTTAATAgttgcgatcgcaacatcgcgAAATCCTGGATGTCTGATGTTCACCACATCACTGCATTACAACCAGGGCTCGAAATTAACTTAATGGCTGGTAGATGAAGAAAATgaccagccaatcatattttttttataattaaacctggcatttcagacctactctgacattgtttgacataaacaacctttctttctttctcatccaAACTATaaacattatttaattaacGTTTGCATGACCACAATTTATCAAAGCACATACAAGAGTTGGCTATTCAAAATATACTTCAGATTAATTCATTTAACCTCATAAGAAGCGTTTCATTAGGCCTACAAAATCTAAATTAAGCTTTAAAATGACACCTATATGATAGATAAATATTGTCCAACTAACAATATATCAACCTATTCTGAACAAATTGTCACAGAATGTTAGTTTAGTAGGCTACAATCCCATGGCTGGCCTGCACTGCGATGTAgcagtaggcctaggctacACACTTGACCAGCCTTGAAAAGTCTATCTGAAGTAGGCCTAATCAACTCAACAGAGCTAGAAAAGTAGCCAGTAGCAGTACCCTGACAACTACCATGACACCGACGAACCACAGACGTGTCAGGggggtcaggggaggcagagcctcatataaaataaatattaatatttctctactgatctgtaaatgtaaatgtaatttctgcatgattccaatcatctccagcgagagcccaccggtcggggtTATGCTTGTTCTgtcgttgctcttcttctacacttatatttagTACTGTCACCGTCAATGTATTTCAGCCACTGCCGTGGCTCCCCATTATCCGCAACGAGCTCCCTACTGCAACATTTCCGTGGTGTAGCTGTAGCTGCTGTTTTGACTGTTGTTTCTTCCTGCCTAGATGTTCTCTGCACCTTTGCTGAAGGTGATGCACCGGCAATGAATCGCCACATTATTTCAAGAAGTTTAGCTTTTGTTTATCTACGTTAACTTGCGTGTGGTCAACTAAGTCTGTTTCAACTTTTGATTCgcgctcaaaatattagaacttcctaaactttgtattcgcgggcaaaatatcagaactttgtattcgtGCACAAATtgttccctatcgcagttggactgcgatataacacatgGGACATGACGTAGTCATGGGACCAATCGAAGACCTCTTTACTCACACCGGAAGGCTGAGATGCGTCCAATcactctcctgagcccgccccctcaggagcgcTTAAATAGTGATGAGGGAGACGCATCTGTCCTGTTCCAAAACTTCGCTTCGAAGTGTACCGCTCCAAGCGACTTCAACTTCTACGCTCTAAACTAGTTTACTATTTGTTCATGCGTGCTTTTACTCTGTCGAGTTGGTG
Above is a genomic segment from Clupea harengus chromosome 15, Ch_v2.0.2, whole genome shotgun sequence containing:
- the LOC116223809 gene encoding trace amine-associated receptor 13c-like, which translates into the protein MNVSTVDELIFCSNVTCQDVQRTPFAVFLYVFRTAGIILTVCGNFLVIISISHFKQLHTPTNFLILSLATADMMVGVTVLPIQLIHSDLCMQINYVLCYLYLMCSSHFTFLSIYNVSLISLDRLYALSYPFQYSNKVTFNLISTVVCLNWLTSFGYNLAVIYFNGPGTVLCFGECNIVESGLWASIDLFFVFILPCSVILLSYMKLFVIVRKHAKSINLARGKHTSGNAQNGECARKASERKAATTLGILVIVFVACLLPYFLCVVFSDSIPGTLLMQLLEGAVLILLLNSAINPMIYALFYPWFRKCAKHILTLYIFNPDSSLANVFTKSG